A single genomic interval of Magnetospirillum sp. 15-1 harbors:
- a CDS encoding flagellar motor protein MotB, with protein sequence MSKFRKENKEAAEDWLLSYADMITLLMAFFIILVSMSKIDKNKYEQVQQGMAKDIGMRESKTPLQDMRSELLGQVAGAGVDDTVDVGKDDKGIVLNLASGTMFKPGSAEVRPEILPLMKEISGTLKQARFENYQIEIQGHTDDTQIKTPQFPSNWDLSAARALSTLKTMNELGIPTTRMKIAALADNAPRVPNHSDTGKAYPENQAINRRVEIHIYPR encoded by the coding sequence ATGAGCAAGTTCCGCAAGGAAAACAAGGAAGCGGCCGAGGACTGGCTGCTCTCCTACGCCGATATGATCACCTTGCTGATGGCCTTCTTCATCATCCTGGTGTCCATGTCGAAGATCGACAAGAACAAGTACGAGCAGGTCCAGCAGGGCATGGCCAAGGATATCGGCATGCGCGAAAGCAAGACGCCGTTGCAGGACATGCGTTCGGAACTGCTGGGCCAGGTGGCCGGCGCCGGGGTGGACGATACCGTGGACGTGGGCAAGGACGACAAGGGTATCGTCCTCAATCTGGCCAGCGGTACCATGTTCAAGCCCGGTTCCGCCGAGGTCCGGCCGGAAATCCTGCCGCTGATGAAGGAAATCAGCGGCACCTTGAAGCAGGCACGGTTCGAGAATTACCAGATCGAGATCCAGGGCCACACCGACGACACCCAGATCAAGACGCCGCAATTTCCCAGCAACTGGGACCTTTCGGCGGCCCGCGCCCTGTCGACGCTCAAGACCATGAACGAGTTGGGTATTCCCACCACGCGCATGAAGATCGCCGCCCTGGCCGACAATGCGCCGCGCGTCCCCAACCACAGCGACACCGGCAAGGCCTATCCGGAAAATCAGGCCATCAACCGCCGGGTCGAGATTCACATCTATCCCCGATAG
- a CDS encoding MotA/TolQ/ExbB proton channel family protein produces MSLPTVIGFTLSLLLFLGAIVESTTNYKIFLHLTGFLMVVGGTLAATNVGFEARYVKQALGNIKAIFFSPKMARGMLTNEVARVIRWGYMLQKNGIQALESDVKSLKNQDAFLAYGVSLVVSGYTGEEVRHMLENQVETTFQRHTVSVEILKYMASNAPAFGMMATLVGLVIMLDNMGDDPSKLGPGMAVGLLGTLYGVLFARLILMPAAEKAHQRESIIRFRNMLVAEGLVLLAERRSPRFIQDAMNSYLDPAIHFDIDKAPKK; encoded by the coding sequence ATGTCGCTGCCTACGGTCATCGGATTTACGCTGAGCCTGCTGCTGTTTCTCGGCGCGATCGTCGAATCGACGACCAACTACAAGATCTTCCTTCACCTCACCGGCTTCCTGATGGTGGTCGGCGGCACCCTGGCCGCCACCAACGTGGGCTTCGAAGCCCGCTACGTGAAGCAGGCCCTGGGCAATATCAAGGCCATCTTCTTCTCGCCCAAGATGGCGCGCGGCATGCTGACCAACGAGGTGGCCCGCGTCATCCGCTGGGGCTACATGCTGCAGAAGAACGGCATCCAGGCCCTGGAAAGCGACGTGAAGAGCCTGAAGAACCAGGATGCCTTCCTGGCCTATGGCGTCAGCCTGGTGGTCTCGGGCTACACCGGCGAGGAGGTGCGGCACATGCTGGAAAACCAGGTGGAAACCACCTTCCAGCGCCACACCGTCTCGGTGGAAATCCTCAAATACATGGCCAGCAACGCTCCAGCCTTCGGCATGATGGCCACACTGGTCGGTCTGGTGATCATGCTCGACAACATGGGCGACGATCCCTCCAAGCTGGGCCCCGGCATGGCGGTGGGTCTGCTCGGCACCCTCTACGGCGTGCTGTTCGCCCGTCTGATCCTGATGCCGGCGGCGGAAAAAGCCCATCAGCGCGAATCCATCATCCGCTTCCGCAACATGCTGGTGGCGGAAGGACTGGTCCTGCTGGCCGAGCGGCGCAGCCCGCGCTTCATCCAGGACGCCATGAACTCCTATCTCGATCCCGCCATCCACTTCGACATCGACAAGGCGCCGAAGAAGTAA
- a CDS encoding bifunctional acetate--CoA ligase family protein/GNAT family N-acetyltransferase gives MSTRNLKSLFRPQSIAVVGASTKPKSIGSVVMRNLLKGEFAGPVMPVTSEHASVGGVLAYPDVACLPKAPDLALICTPPATVPGILRTLGERGTKAACVMTGGLHLERAEDGSTMLEQSLAAMRQYGMRLLGPNSMGILVPGIGLNASSSHENVLPGKLAFVSQSGALCTAVLDWARAREIGFSHFIHLGTAGVDFGDVLDYLGSDPGTRAILLYMESIRERRNFMSAARAAARNKPVLAIKAGRSREGARAAASHTGVLAGSDLVFDAAMRRAGMLRVQDIDEIFGAVETLARSKPMKGRRLAVLTNGGGIGVIAADDLAGMGGELAQLPDDVNDKLKAVLPPGWSPGNPVDISGDADGDRYVKTLNILSEAKAVDAVLVMHAPSAVSDPTDVAAAIIKTAKDRPRANVMTCWVGNEAVARGRHLFSGAGIPTYDTPRAAIQAFMHLLEYRRNQELLMEVPASAPTDFVPDTKRARFLIDEALAKGGGTLNEPEAKAVLEAYGIPTVETHVARSPALAGKIAMAMKEPVALKILSPDILHKSDVGGVMLNLQGAFEVEKAAHAMLERVKTVYPDARIDGFTVQSMARRPGAQELICGVATDPVFGPVIMFGQGGIAVEVIADRAMALPPLNMNLAADVISRTRVARLLEGYRGRPPANKEAIQLALVQLSQLVVDFPEIVELDINPLFADAHGVLALDARMVVAPAKAGTDRLAIRPYPKELEEWFTMTDGRKTFLRPIRPEDEPNHHILVSKLTPEDIRFRFFGLVHELPHSEMARLTQIDYDREMAFIGEIDKAEGGRETLGVVRTVTDPDNEAAEFAIVVRSDLKGSGLGKRLLVKMIDYCRSRGTRTIVGQVLKDNQRMLAFVQHLGFLPIRTIDGDIVEVELELQKEHPIGPDPTV, from the coding sequence ATGAGCACCCGCAATCTGAAGTCCCTGTTCCGCCCGCAATCCATCGCCGTTGTCGGAGCCTCGACCAAGCCGAAGAGTATCGGTTCGGTGGTGATGCGCAATCTGCTGAAAGGCGAGTTCGCCGGGCCGGTGATGCCGGTCACCTCCGAACATGCCTCGGTGGGGGGCGTGCTCGCCTATCCCGACGTGGCCTGCCTGCCCAAGGCTCCCGATCTGGCGTTGATCTGTACGCCGCCCGCCACCGTTCCCGGCATCCTGCGCACCCTGGGCGAGCGCGGCACCAAGGCGGCCTGCGTCATGACCGGCGGCCTGCATCTCGAGCGGGCCGAGGACGGCTCCACCATGCTGGAACAATCCCTGGCGGCCATGCGGCAGTACGGCATGCGCCTGCTGGGTCCCAATTCCATGGGCATCCTGGTCCCCGGCATCGGGCTCAACGCCAGTTCGTCCCACGAGAACGTCCTGCCCGGCAAGCTGGCCTTCGTCTCCCAGTCGGGCGCCCTGTGCACGGCGGTGCTGGACTGGGCGCGGGCCCGCGAGATCGGCTTTTCCCATTTCATCCATCTGGGCACGGCCGGGGTCGATTTCGGCGACGTGCTCGACTACCTGGGCAGCGATCCCGGCACGCGCGCCATCCTGCTCTATATGGAATCCATCCGCGAGCGGCGCAATTTCATGTCGGCGGCCCGCGCCGCCGCCCGCAACAAGCCGGTGCTGGCCATCAAGGCCGGGCGTTCCCGGGAAGGCGCGCGCGCCGCGGCCTCCCACACCGGAGTGCTGGCCGGCTCGGATCTGGTGTTCGATGCCGCCATGCGCCGCGCCGGCATGCTGCGCGTCCAGGACATCGACGAAATCTTCGGCGCGGTCGAGACCCTGGCCCGCTCCAAGCCCATGAAGGGCCGGCGGCTGGCCGTCCTCACCAATGGCGGCGGCATCGGGGTCATCGCCGCCGACGATCTGGCCGGCATGGGCGGCGAACTGGCCCAGTTGCCCGACGACGTGAACGACAAGCTGAAGGCGGTGCTGCCCCCCGGCTGGTCGCCGGGCAACCCCGTCGACATCTCGGGCGACGCCGACGGCGACCGCTACGTCAAGACGCTGAACATTCTCTCGGAAGCCAAGGCGGTGGACGCCGTGCTGGTCATGCACGCTCCCTCGGCGGTGTCCGACCCCACCGACGTGGCGGCGGCGATCATCAAGACCGCCAAGGACCGGCCGCGCGCCAACGTGATGACCTGTTGGGTGGGCAACGAGGCGGTGGCCCGCGGCCGCCACCTGTTCAGCGGCGCCGGCATTCCCACCTACGACACGCCGCGCGCCGCCATCCAGGCGTTCATGCACCTGCTGGAATACCGCAGGAACCAGGAACTGCTGATGGAAGTCCCGGCCTCGGCGCCGACCGACTTCGTGCCCGACACCAAGCGGGCCCGCTTCCTGATCGACGAGGCCCTGGCCAAGGGCGGCGGCACCCTCAACGAGCCGGAGGCCAAGGCGGTGCTGGAGGCCTACGGCATTCCCACCGTCGAGACCCATGTGGCGCGCAGCCCGGCCCTGGCCGGCAAGATCGCCATGGCCATGAAGGAGCCGGTGGCGCTCAAGATTCTCTCGCCCGACATCCTGCACAAGTCGGATGTGGGCGGCGTGATGCTGAACCTGCAGGGCGCCTTCGAGGTGGAGAAGGCCGCCCACGCCATGCTGGAGCGGGTCAAGACGGTCTATCCCGACGCCCGCATCGACGGCTTCACCGTCCAGAGCATGGCGCGGCGCCCCGGCGCCCAGGAACTGATCTGCGGCGTCGCCACCGACCCGGTGTTCGGACCGGTGATCATGTTCGGTCAGGGCGGCATCGCCGTCGAGGTCATCGCCGACCGGGCCATGGCCCTGCCGCCGCTCAACATGAATCTGGCGGCCGACGTGATCTCGCGCACCCGGGTGGCCCGCCTGCTGGAGGGCTATCGCGGCCGTCCGCCCGCCAACAAGGAGGCCATCCAGCTGGCCCTGGTGCAGTTGTCCCAACTGGTGGTCGACTTCCCCGAGATCGTCGAACTGGACATCAATCCGCTGTTCGCCGACGCCCACGGGGTGCTGGCGCTCGACGCCCGCATGGTGGTGGCCCCGGCCAAGGCCGGCACCGACCGCCTCGCCATCCGCCCCTACCCCAAGGAGCTGGAGGAGTGGTTCACCATGACCGACGGGCGCAAGACCTTCCTGCGCCCCATCCGGCCCGAGGATGAGCCCAACCACCACATCCTGGTATCCAAGCTGACCCCCGAGGACATCCGCTTCCGCTTCTTCGGGCTGGTGCACGAGTTGCCCCATTCGGAAATGGCGCGGCTGACCCAGATCGACTACGACCGCGAGATGGCCTTCATCGGCGAGATCGACAAGGCCGAGGGCGGCCGGGAAACGCTGGGCGTGGTACGCACCGTCACCGATCCCGACAACGAAGCCGCCGAATTCGCCATCGTGGTGCGCTCGGACCTCAAGGGCTCGGGCCTGGGCAAGCGCCTGCTGGTCAAGATGATCGATTACTGCCGCTCGCGCGGTACCCGGACCATCGTCGGCCAGGTGCTGAAGGACAACCAGCGCATGCTGGCCTTCGTCCAGCATCTGGGCTTCCTGCCCATCCGGACCATCGACGGCGACATCGTCGAGGTGGAACTGGAACTGCAGAAGGAACACCCGATCGGCCCCGATCCCACAGTATAA
- a CDS encoding bifunctional enoyl-CoA hydratase/phosphate acetyltransferase codes for MVEMMENRTFAEIKVGDTASLTRTCSMKDVELFGVATGDLNPTHYSVESAEKFGNHRKVVAHSMWGGSLLSALLGNELPGPGTIYRSQNLDFAGAVEVGDTLTVTVTVTEKIAPADIALDCRGVNQRGETVFSGKARVAAPAEKVVQPRMELQEVALRRRHHVFEDIIARCAPLAPISVAVCHPCDQVSLEGPVEAARLGLIDPILIGPEAKIRSVAKEFNLDISGLRIVDTAHSHESAEKAVAMCRSGEAEALMKGSLHTDEMMHEVASRDKGLRTARRISHVFVMDVPTYPRTLLITDAAINIYPTLEDKADILQNAIELAHVLGVEVPKVAILSAVETVYPKINSTIEAAALCKMADRGQITGGVLDGPLAFDNAISEEAAKIKKINSPVAGRADILLVPDLEAGNMLAKQLSYLADADAAGIVLGARVPIVLTSRADSAKARLASCAVAVLFAHARRAKGAVAAQ; via the coding sequence ATGGTCGAGATGATGGAAAACCGCACGTTCGCCGAGATCAAGGTCGGCGACACGGCAAGCCTGACGCGCACCTGCTCCATGAAGGACGTGGAGCTGTTCGGCGTGGCCACCGGGGATCTCAATCCCACCCATTACAGCGTGGAAAGCGCCGAGAAATTCGGCAATCACCGCAAGGTGGTGGCCCATTCCATGTGGGGCGGCTCGCTGCTGTCGGCGCTGCTGGGCAACGAGCTGCCGGGACCGGGCACCATCTATCGCAGCCAGAACCTGGACTTCGCCGGCGCGGTGGAGGTCGGCGACACGCTCACCGTCACCGTCACCGTCACCGAGAAGATCGCTCCCGCCGATATCGCCCTGGACTGCAGGGGCGTCAACCAGCGGGGCGAGACGGTGTTTTCCGGCAAGGCCCGCGTCGCCGCTCCCGCCGAGAAGGTGGTGCAGCCGCGCATGGAATTGCAGGAAGTGGCATTGCGCCGCCGTCACCACGTGTTCGAGGACATCATCGCCCGCTGCGCCCCGCTGGCGCCCATCTCGGTGGCGGTGTGCCATCCCTGCGATCAGGTGTCGCTGGAAGGCCCGGTGGAGGCCGCCAGGCTGGGCCTCATCGATCCCATCCTGATCGGGCCGGAAGCCAAGATCCGCTCGGTGGCCAAGGAGTTCAACCTGGACATCTCGGGCCTGCGCATCGTCGATACGGCCCATTCCCACGAATCCGCCGAGAAGGCGGTGGCCATGTGTCGCTCGGGCGAGGCCGAGGCCCTGATGAAGGGAAGCCTGCACACCGACGAGATGATGCACGAGGTGGCGTCGCGCGATAAGGGCCTGCGCACCGCCCGGCGCATCAGCCACGTCTTCGTCATGGACGTGCCCACCTATCCGCGCACCCTGCTGATCACCGACGCGGCCATCAACATCTACCCGACGCTCGAGGACAAGGCCGACATCCTGCAGAACGCCATCGAACTGGCCCACGTTCTGGGTGTCGAGGTGCCCAAGGTGGCCATCCTGTCGGCGGTGGAGACGGTGTACCCGAAGATCAACTCGACCATCGAGGCGGCGGCGCTGTGCAAGATGGCCGATCGCGGCCAGATCACCGGCGGCGTGCTGGACGGCCCGCTGGCCTTCGACAACGCCATCAGCGAGGAAGCGGCCAAGATCAAGAAGATCAACTCGCCGGTGGCGGGGCGCGCCGACATCCTGCTGGTTCCCGACCTGGAGGCCGGCAACATGCTGGCCAAGCAGCTGTCCTATCTGGCCGACGCCGATGCGGCCGGCATCGTGCTGGGCGCCCGGGTGCCCATCGTGCTGACCAGCCGCGCCGACAGCGCCAAGGCCCGTCTGGCGTCCTGCGCCGTCGCCGTTCTCTTCGCCCACGCCCGCCGCGCCAAGGGCGCGGTCGCCGCTCAGTAA
- a CDS encoding acetate/propionate family kinase: protein MREGILVINAGSSSIKFSLYISEGNDPPLLSCKGQVEGINVAPHFIAKAPHGGVLNEQRWPDQPNMSHEALFKYMIDWIEAQLGDAELKAAGHRVVHGGSQYSQPLLVTDELMEELERLIPLAPLHQPHNLAPIRALTKVHPNLPQVACFDTAFHRSNPWTAQSFALPRKITGEGVKRYGFHGLSYEYIARQLRKLSPATARGKVIVCHLGSGASMCAIDGGKSVASTMGFTAVEGLPMGTRTGSMDAGVILYLLQQKGMTPKEVEDLLYKQSGLLGVSGVSNDMRILLESSEPHAAEAVELFVYRIGREMGSLAAAMGGLDSIVFTAGIGERSPQIRERVCRHAEWLGVEIDEEANRHDAMLISGADSPVSVWVIPTDEEMMIAKHTREVLRNLQD from the coding sequence ATGCGTGAAGGTATCCTGGTCATCAATGCCGGCTCGTCCAGCATCAAGTTCTCGCTCTATATCTCCGAGGGGAATGACCCGCCGCTGCTGTCGTGCAAGGGGCAGGTGGAGGGCATCAACGTCGCCCCCCATTTCATCGCCAAGGCGCCCCATGGCGGCGTACTGAACGAGCAGCGCTGGCCCGATCAGCCGAACATGAGTCACGAGGCGCTGTTCAAGTACATGATCGATTGGATCGAGGCCCAGTTGGGCGACGCCGAACTGAAGGCGGCGGGGCACCGCGTGGTGCATGGCGGCTCGCAGTACTCGCAGCCGCTGCTGGTCACCGACGAGCTGATGGAGGAGCTGGAGCGCCTGATCCCGCTGGCCCCTCTGCACCAGCCCCACAACCTGGCTCCCATTCGGGCGCTGACCAAGGTCCACCCCAACCTGCCGCAGGTGGCGTGCTTCGATACCGCGTTCCACCGCTCCAATCCCTGGACGGCGCAGAGCTTCGCCCTACCGCGCAAGATCACCGGCGAGGGGGTCAAGCGTTACGGCTTCCATGGTCTGTCCTACGAGTATATCGCCCGCCAGCTGCGCAAGCTGTCGCCGGCGACGGCGCGCGGCAAGGTCATCGTCTGCCACCTGGGATCGGGCGCGTCCATGTGCGCCATCGATGGCGGCAAGAGCGTGGCCAGCACCATGGGCTTCACCGCCGTGGAGGGCTTGCCCATGGGGACCCGCACCGGCTCCATGGACGCGGGCGTCATCTTGTATCTGCTGCAGCAAAAGGGCATGACCCCCAAGGAGGTCGAGGACCTGCTGTACAAGCAGTCGGGCTTGCTGGGCGTGTCGGGCGTCAGCAACGACATGCGGATTTTGCTGGAAAGCTCCGAACCCCATGCCGCCGAGGCGGTCGAGCTGTTCGTCTATCGCATCGGCCGCGAGATGGGCTCGCTGGCCGCCGCCATGGGCGGTCTCGACTCCATCGTGTTCACCGCCGGAATCGGTGAGCGCTCGCCCCAGATTCGTGAGAGAGTCTGCCGCCATGCCGAATGGCTGGGCGTCGAGATCGACGAGGAAGCCAACCGGCACGATGCCATGCTGATCAGCGGTGCCGACAGTCCGGTTTCCGTCTGGGTCATTCCCACCGACGAGGAAATGATGATCGCCAAGCATACCCGCGAGGTGTTGCGGAACTTGCAGGATTAG
- a CDS encoding cyclophilin-like fold protein, with the protein MRKLKISIGHHVLHVDLYDTATADAILAAVPFETRAATWQGEIYFQAPVHADREDDARDVVEAGELAFRHEGESIVIAYGPTPCSEGDEIRLAVPANIFGRTADAVAFLATIEAGAMVRVEAAVEQA; encoded by the coding sequence ATGCGTAAGCTGAAGATTTCCATCGGACACCATGTCCTGCACGTCGATCTCTACGATACCGCCACCGCCGACGCGATCCTGGCGGCGGTGCCGTTCGAGACCCGCGCCGCCACCTGGCAGGGCGAGATCTACTTTCAGGCTCCTGTTCACGCCGACCGCGAGGATGATGCCCGCGACGTGGTCGAGGCCGGGGAACTGGCCTTCCGCCATGAAGGCGAGTCCATCGTCATCGCCTATGGCCCGACGCCGTGCTCGGAAGGCGACGAGATTCGCCTGGCGGTTCCCGCCAATATTTTCGGCCGTACCGCCGACGCGGTCGCGTTTCTGGCTACGATCGAGGCGGGCGCCATGGTCCGGGTCGAGGCGGCTGTGGAACAGGCGTGA
- a CDS encoding cyclic nucleotide-binding domain-containing protein, giving the protein MNEISAPLASQAKLGEPKMEKLAVAAGAVLFRQGDSGDAAYILEKGKVMIFQQVEGQRVELDTIRPGEIFGEMAVIDSSERMATAVAATDCAVTRVPQAIFNRKLEATDKFVRALVNMFIKNIRTSHRIFVRRPRSFRDNIKLIRYFAFNVSRYANLIEDRPLGEEMLAALDKVEKAVAELAEIGNRAKDKRHDHIMEEGDAHNVGLKTVMSTEGHRKL; this is encoded by the coding sequence ATGAACGAAATCAGCGCTCCGCTCGCCTCGCAGGCCAAACTCGGCGAACCCAAGATGGAAAAGCTCGCCGTCGCCGCGGGAGCCGTCCTGTTCCGCCAGGGCGATTCGGGCGATGCCGCCTATATCCTGGAAAAGGGCAAGGTGATGATCTTCCAGCAGGTGGAAGGTCAGCGGGTGGAACTGGATACCATCCGACCGGGCGAGATTTTCGGCGAAATGGCGGTGATCGACAGCTCCGAGCGCATGGCCACCGCCGTCGCGGCCACCGATTGCGCCGTCACCCGCGTGCCGCAGGCCATCTTCAATCGCAAGCTGGAAGCCACCGACAAATTCGTCCGCGCCCTGGTCAACATGTTCATCAAGAACATCCGTACCTCGCACCGTATCTTCGTGCGGCGGCCGCGCAGCTTCCGCGACAATATCAAGCTGATCCGCTATTTCGCCTTCAATGTCAGCCGCTACGCCAACCTGATCGAGGATCGCCCCCTGGGCGAGGAGATGCTGGCGGCGCTGGACAAGGTGGAAAAGGCGGTGGCCGAGCTGGCGGAAATCGGCAATCGCGCCAAGGACAAGCGCCACGACCACATCATGGAGGAAGGCGACGCCCACAATGTCGGCCTCAAGACCGTGATGAGCACCGAGGGTCATCGGAAGCTTTAG
- a CDS encoding aldehyde dehydrogenase family protein, protein MDVSSLLARLGLSPPSGPLEVRSPIHGEVIASVAATADVNGVVDVATAAFRRWRDVPPPRRGELIRLLGDELRRAKPDLGLLITVESGKILQEGLGEVQEMIDICDFAVGLSRQLHGLTISTERPRHRMMETWHPLGPVAIVTAFNFPAAVWAWNAALALVCGDPVIWKPSEKTPLTALAVNALLTRAAGRFGDVPEGLSQVVIGGADTARALADHRAVALVSATGSTAMGKALAPRIARRLGRSLLELGGNNAAIICPSADLDLVERAVLFAAAGTAGQRCTTLRRLIVHRSVRDRLVERLKAVYGRVRVGDPRDPATLVGPLIDGKAYQAMRHALAKAGAAGATVTGGERIAVGGWEGAFYVRPALVEVRRQTELVRSETFAPILYVMAHDRLEDAIALNNDVPQGLASSIFTRDLGEAETFLAASGSDCGIANVNIGPSGAEIGGAFGGEKDTGGGRESGSDAWKAYMRRATNTINYGHELPLAQGIVFELE, encoded by the coding sequence ATGGACGTCTCCAGCCTGCTGGCCCGCCTGGGCCTTTCCCCACCGAGCGGCCCGCTGGAGGTTCGCTCCCCCATTCACGGCGAGGTCATCGCCTCGGTAGCCGCCACCGCGGACGTCAATGGGGTGGTTGACGTCGCGACCGCAGCCTTCCGCCGCTGGCGTGACGTTCCGCCGCCGCGCCGGGGCGAATTGATCCGCCTGCTGGGCGACGAACTGCGCCGCGCCAAGCCCGATCTCGGCCTGCTGATCACCGTGGAAAGCGGCAAGATCCTGCAGGAGGGGCTGGGCGAGGTGCAGGAGATGATCGACATCTGCGACTTCGCCGTCGGCCTGTCGCGCCAGCTTCACGGCCTGACCATCAGCACCGAGCGCCCCCGGCACCGCATGATGGAGACCTGGCATCCGCTGGGGCCGGTGGCGATCGTCACCGCCTTCAACTTCCCCGCCGCCGTGTGGGCCTGGAACGCCGCCCTGGCCCTGGTCTGCGGCGATCCGGTGATCTGGAAACCGTCGGAGAAGACGCCGCTGACCGCCCTGGCCGTCAATGCCCTGTTGACGCGGGCCGCCGGGCGGTTCGGAGACGTGCCGGAAGGCCTCTCCCAAGTGGTGATCGGCGGAGCGGACACCGCCCGCGCCCTGGCCGACCACCGGGCGGTAGCGCTGGTCTCGGCCACCGGCTCCACCGCCATGGGCAAGGCGCTGGCACCGCGCATCGCCCGGCGCCTGGGCCGCTCGCTGCTGGAACTGGGCGGCAACAACGCCGCCATCATCTGTCCGTCGGCCGACCTTGATCTGGTCGAGCGCGCCGTTTTGTTCGCCGCCGCCGGCACCGCCGGCCAGCGCTGCACCACGCTGCGCCGCCTGATCGTCCACCGCTCGGTCCGCGACAGGCTGGTGGAGCGGCTGAAGGCCGTCTATGGCCGCGTCCGGGTGGGCGATCCCCGCGATCCCGCCACCCTGGTGGGGCCGCTGATCGACGGCAAGGCGTATCAAGCCATGCGCCACGCCCTGGCCAAGGCCGGCGCCGCAGGTGCCACCGTGACCGGCGGTGAGCGAATTGCGGTGGGCGGCTGGGAGGGGGCGTTCTATGTCCGCCCGGCCCTGGTGGAGGTCAGGCGGCAAACGGAACTGGTGCGGTCGGAGACCTTTGCCCCCATCCTCTACGTCATGGCCCATGACAGGCTGGAGGACGCCATCGCCCTCAACAACGACGTGCCGCAGGGGTTGGCCTCGTCCATCTTCACCCGCGATCTGGGCGAGGCCGAGACGTTCCTGGCCGCCTCGGGCAGCGATTGCGGCATCGCCAACGTCAATATCGGCCCGTCGGGCGCCGAGATCGGCGGGGCGTTCGGCGGCGAGAAGGACACCGGCGGCGGCCGCGAATCCGGATCGGATGCCTGGAAGGCCTACATGCGCCGCGCCACCAACACCATCAATTACGGGCATGAACTGCCGCTGGCTCAGGGAATCGTCTTCGAACTTGAGTAA